A section of the Carassius carassius chromosome 17, fCarCar2.1, whole genome shotgun sequence genome encodes:
- the sumo2a gene encoding small ubiquitin like modifier 2a, with protein MSSYPAALRASCVCEAKAVMADEKPKEGVKTENDHINLKVAGQDGSVVQFKIKRHTPLNKLMKAYCERQGLTMRQIRFRFDGQPINETDTPAQLEMEDEDTIDVFQQQTGGMM; from the exons ATGTCGTCATATCCGGCGGCATTACGCGCGTCTTGTGTGTGTGAGGCAAAGGCAGTCATGGCAGACGAGAAGCCTAAG GAGGGTGTGAAAACAGAGAATGACCACATAAACCTAAAAGTAGCTGGGCAGGATGGCTCTGTGGTTCAGTTCAAAATCAAGAGGCACACGCCCCTTAACAAACTGATGAAAGCATATTGTGAGAGACAG GGGCTAACAATGCGGCAGATTCGGTTCCGGTTTGATGGGCAGCCAATCAATGAGACTGACACTCCAGCTCAG TTGGAAATGGAGGACGAGGATACAATTGATGTATTTCAGCAACAGACAGGGGGCATGATGTAA
- the jpt1a gene encoding jupiter microtubule associated homolog 1a yields the protein MTTTTNFQGMEPTARSSSRVLRPPGGGSNICFGTDEEKPVKKNKMASSIFAEPEDPHAHRRNNPPSGKPTGVLCGEPSAPLRRCTAQPANQSNTTVENNVTVNGEEDSMTVDSTEHPEPIQEQDDTPAPPCLSATEQPAAGVPSGRRNPPGGKCSLILG from the exons ATGACGACCACCACCAATTTCCAAGGCATGGAACCGACCGCGAGGAGCAGCTCCAG AGTGCTGCGTCCACCAGGTGGAGGTTCAAACATCTGCTTTGGCACAGATGAAGAGAAacctgtgaaaaaaaacaaaatggcaTCTAGTATATTTGCTGAACCTGAGGACCCTCATGCACATCGAAGGAACAATCCAccaa gtGGGAAGCCTACAGGTGTGTTGTGTGGAGAACCATCTGCCCCTCTCAGAAGATGTACTGCTCAACCAGCCAACCAAAGTAACACCACAGTCGAAAATAATGTTACCGTG aatggCGAGGAAGACTCAATGACTGTTG aTAGCACAGAACATCCTGAACCTATTCAGGAGCAGGATGACACACCAGCTCCACCTTGCCTCTCTGCAACAGAGCAGCCTGCAGCTGGGGTTCCTTCTGGCCGTAGAAACCCACCAGGGGGCAAATGTTCTCTCATCTTAGGCTAA